A segment of the Nitrospinota bacterium genome:
GCGGTGCGCCGGCCCGCCCCCTTTGGCGCCGGGCGGGAGATGAGTGTGCGCAGGTCCCTGTCCGAAACGATGCCGGCCAGCTTGTCCCCCTCCATCACCGGCAGGTGGGCGATGCGGGATTTCATCATCACGTCGAATGCGTTCTTTATCGTCTTGTCCGGCGAGGTGGTGATTACCTTGCGGGTCATAACCTGTCCTACATGCATATGTCCCCCTTTGTAAAGGATGAGTTGGACTAGCGGCCACCACTGGCGTAATTGTAATCACGGTTCCAACGCCGGGTCAATGGGGGATAAGAGAGGGAGCGCGGAGGGAGGGCACCTCATCCCAGGAGCGCGGGCATCTTGCCCGCATTAAGTAAACGGAGCCTCGACGGCTCCGTCGAATTACAGAATCGTTTCTTGCAAGTCCAAGGCGCCTTCGAGGCTCATTGGACTTGTTGCGGGCGGGACGCCCGCGCTCCCGTAGGGGCGGGTTTCAAACCCGCACCCTACAAAGAAATCGCCCGCCCATGTCAAACACCGGCGAACGGTAAAAAGTCAAAAGTAAAGACCCCTTTCCCGATTTCTGACAGGATGGCGCATCAGTCGGAACCGTGGTCAGCGACCACGGGGAAGCATTAAAAACGGCGGGGCGAATATCACCCCGCCAGGCTAAATGCCGATGAAATCGTCCAATGAAGGGCGGGTTTAAAACCCGCCCCTACAGATCAACCGCTATTATATCGATTGGCGAAATGTTCATTCCGCAACCTTAGTTAATTTCCTGCAGGATTTCGCCGATAGCTTTTTTCAATACAGGCAAATCCTTTTCCACCGCGCGCCAGACTTCGTTTGCGTCTATTCCAAAATATTCGTGGACAAGGATGTTCCTCATGGCGACAATCGGCGCCCATGGAACCGATGGATGCGAATCATGAAATGCGATTCCCAAATTTGCGGCGGCTTCGCCGATAATTTGAAGATTATGTACTATCCACGTCTGGACAAGCTCATCCCTCGCAAAGACCTCACGCCCTCGCGCGGCGTATTTTTCAATGGCCGCCACGGCTTCAAGGATGTCCATGAGCCTTTCGCGAGGGTCTCTCATAGAGGTTTGGCTTCGCGCATTATCCGCTCCCGAATCCGGGACTTGATGGCGCGGTCGCTCACAACATCCACTTTTTTGCCAAGTATGATTTCAAGCTCGACACATAGCGCGGCATGGTCGAGAAGGCTTGTGCCGGGGGCCAGTTCGACGAGCAGGTCTATATCGCTGTTCTCATCATCATTCCCCCTGGCCACCGAGCCGAAAACGCGCACATTCCCCGCTCCATGACGCGACGCCGCATGGAGAACCAAATCACGTTTTTCTAAAAGCAGTTCCTTAATTGTCATTTCCCGCAAATATCCTCCTTATGTACCGCGCCGTGCGCGGCGGAGGTCACTGTCTGGGCGTAGCGCACAAGATACCCGCTCTTGATCTTCGGCGCGGGTTTCTTCCACTTTTTCGCCCGGGCCTTCAGTTCTTTTTGCGACACTAACAGGTTTAATTTGCGTTTCGGGATGTCCACCTCGATCTTGTCGCCATCTTTAATCAGCGCTATCGGGCCTCCTTCCATCGCCTCCGGGGACACATGCCCGATGCACGGGCCACGCGTGCCGCCGGAGAAGCGCCCGTCGGTGATAAGCGCCACGGAGTTGTGCAATCCCATGCCGGTTATCGCCGCCGTGGGCGCCAGCATCTCGCGCATGCCGGGGCCTCCTTTCGGCCCTTCGTAGCGCACCACCATCACGTCGCCAGCCTTCACCTTCCCGGCCATCACCTGTTTCATGGCCTCTTCCTCGCTGTCGAAGCATACCGCCGTCCCCTTAAACTTCATCATCTCCGGCAACACCGCCGCCTGTTTTACCACCGCCCCATCCGGCGCCAGGTTGCCGCGAAGCACGGCGATGCCTCCCTCTTTTTTATAAGGATTCTTCACGCCGCGGATCACCTCATGGTCGAAGTTCACCGCGCGGTTCGCTATCTGGAGCGTCGAAAAACCGTTCACGGTCTTAGTGTCGTTGAGAAGGTGTTTCAACTCGCGCATCACAGCCGGAATGCCTCCTGCGTACTCCAGATCTTCCATAAGGTTCTCCCCGCCGGGCTGGATGCTGGCGATCTGCGGAGTGGTCTTGCTCAATTTGTCGAACGCTTCCAGCGGCAGCTTCACCCCCGCGTCATGCGCAACGGCGGGAATGTGCAGCGCCGTATTCGTGGAACCCCCCAGGGCCAGGTCCACCCGGATTGCGTTCTCAAACGACTTTGCGGTCATGATGTCGCGCGGGCGGACGTTCTCCCGGATAAGGTCGCATACCAGCACGCCGGAATCAAAAGCGATCCGGCGCTTCTTGCCGCTCACCGCCATTGCGGTGGCGCATCCTGTCATGCTCATGCCGATGGACTCTGTGACGCATGCCATGGTGTTCGCGGTGTACATTCCGGAACAAGACCCGGGCCCCGGGCACGCTTCCTTTTCGATGGCGGTAAGCTCCCGCAGGGACATGTTCCCCGCCCGCACCTGCCCCACCGCCTCGAAAGTGTCCTTCACAAGCGAGCGGCGCTCTTTTTTGTACACCCCGGCGAGCATCGGCCCGGCGGTGACCACCACGGCAGGTATGTTCACCCTGGCCGCCGCCATGAGCATGCCCGGTGTGAACTTGTCGCAATTTGTGAGCATCACCATCCCGTCGAAAGCGTGGGCTTCCACCACGCACTCGATCATGTCCGCGATCAGGTCGCGCGTGGGGAGCGAATAATGCATCCCCTTGTGCCCCATGGCGATGCCGTCGCACACCCCCGGCACGGACGACAGGAACGCCTGCCCCCCGCCTGTGTGGATGCCCCGCTCGATGGCGCGTTCCAGGTCGCGAAAGCCGATGTGCCCCGGCACGATGTCCGTGAAGCTTGAAATGACCGCCACAAACGGGCGTTTCATGGAGCTTTCACTGACCCCCGTCGCGTAAAGCAAAGAGCGGTGGGGGGCGCGTTCGATACCTTTTTTTATCCTGTCGCTTCGCATGTTTGGGCGTCCTTTTTTCAATTCCGGCCGCGCCGCACGCGGCCTTGTTAATGGTGATGGTATGGTAATTCATGCGGAGAGGCTGGTCAATGCCGGGCGCCGCGCCCAAATGCGGGATTTACACCCGGCCGGTATGTTAATATAATTCCCGGACTGTATCTGTTCAAAACAGCTTTAGGGCCGCTTCGTCACCCATAAT
Coding sequences within it:
- a CDS encoding DUF86 domain-containing protein; the encoded protein is MRDPRERLMDILEAVAAIEKYAARGREVFARDELVQTWIVHNLQIIGEAAANLGIAFHDSHPSVPWAPIVAMRNILVHEYFGIDANEVWRAVEKDLPVLKKAIGEILQEIN
- a CDS encoding nucleotidyltransferase family protein, encoding MTIKELLLEKRDLVLHAASRHGAGNVRVFGSVARGNDDENSDIDLLVELAPGTSLLDHAALCVELEIILGKKVDVVSDRAIKSRIRERIMREAKPL
- the ilvD gene encoding dihydroxy-acid dehydratase, which encodes MRSDRIKKGIERAPHRSLLYATGVSESSMKRPFVAVISSFTDIVPGHIGFRDLERAIERGIHTGGGQAFLSSVPGVCDGIAMGHKGMHYSLPTRDLIADMIECVVEAHAFDGMVMLTNCDKFTPGMLMAAARVNIPAVVVTAGPMLAGVYKKERRSLVKDTFEAVGQVRAGNMSLRELTAIEKEACPGPGSCSGMYTANTMACVTESIGMSMTGCATAMAVSGKKRRIAFDSGVLVCDLIRENVRPRDIMTAKSFENAIRVDLALGGSTNTALHIPAVAHDAGVKLPLEAFDKLSKTTPQIASIQPGGENLMEDLEYAGGIPAVMRELKHLLNDTKTVNGFSTLQIANRAVNFDHEVIRGVKNPYKKEGGIAVLRGNLAPDGAVVKQAAVLPEMMKFKGTAVCFDSEEEAMKQVMAGKVKAGDVMVVRYEGPKGGPGMREMLAPTAAITGMGLHNSVALITDGRFSGGTRGPCIGHVSPEAMEGGPIALIKDGDKIEVDIPKRKLNLLVSQKELKARAKKWKKPAPKIKSGYLVRYAQTVTSAAHGAVHKEDICGK